The following proteins are encoded in a genomic region of Magallana gigas chromosome 1, xbMagGiga1.1, whole genome shotgun sequence:
- the LOC117688436 gene encoding cytochrome P450 3A24-like, whose product MDMLGKLCFNDWILVCISLCMLAYLYSRWEYSLFRKYGIPGPLPTPFVGISPKYRRTGVAPTDQELARKYGDIVGVYMGHRPLLLVSNPDTIKAIMVKEFSRTPNRPKTFLPRNEMKYSLLNANDDQRRFLRNTLLPTFSSGKMRMVHVLSLLLLYVMIDKPVVD is encoded by the exons ATGGACATGTTGGGCAAATTGTGTTTCAACGACTGGATATTAGTTTGTATCTCGCTGTGTATGTTAGCATATCT GTATTCCAGATGGGAGTACAGTTTGTTTCGGAAATACGGAATTCCCGGTCCCTTGCCAACACCATTTGTAGGAATTTCACCAAAATACAGAAGGACG GGCGTTGCTCCTACAGACCAAGAGCTTGCAAGGAAATATGGTGATATAGTTGG AGTATATATGGGTCACCGCCCCCTTTTGTTAGTCTCCAACCCTGACACAATCAAAGCCATCATGGTAAAAGAGTTCTCAAGAACACCAAACCGACCt aaGACATTCTTACctagaaatgaaatgaaatattcacTCCTTAATGCCAACGATGACCAAAGGCGGTTTCTAAGAAACACACTTCTACCGACATTCTCTTCCGGCAAAATGAGAATGGTACATGTTTTATCattactgcttttatatgtAATGATTGATAAACCAGTTGTTGACTGA
- the LOC136276433 gene encoding D-beta-hydroxybutyrate dehydrogenase-like isoform X2, translated as MELQGRTALVTGFAGAIGSVIATSLANAGCDVIGVDKVKHDIVRMSIDEIKAESKRNVKYFQCDLINKEDIHKVFQDLKSGDVDILVNAAGRLSINKIEDLSDDVWDEDIGLNLTAPFVLIKLVIGLMKDKGWGRIINISSIMGIKATGSISSYIASKTGLIGLTRAVAVECADKGVTCNAICPTVVDTPYSYWKELRGNKGGG; from the exons ATGGAACTTCAAGGCAGAACAGCACTTGTGACGGGCTTTGCTGGCGCCATTGGATCGGTGATTGCTACATCTTTAGCAAATGCCGGATGTGACGTCATTGGGGTAGACAAAGTGAAACATGATATTGTACGGATGTCCATCGATGAAATAAAAGCAGA AAGTAAACGGAATGTTAAATACTTCCAATGCGACCTTATAAACAAAGAAGACATCCATAAGGTTTTCCAAGATCTGAAGTCTGGAGATGTTGACATTTTAGTTAATGCAGCTG GTCGATTATCAATCAACAAGATTGAAGATTTGTCTGATGATGTTTGGGATGAAGATATAGGCCTCAATTTGACTGCACCATTCGTATTGATAAAACTGGTTATTGGCTTAATGAAAGATAAAg GTTGGGGaagaattataaacatttcttcTATTATGGGAATAAAGGCAACAGGAAGTATCTCAAGTTATATTGCCTCTAAGACTGGTCTTATTGGACTCACGAGG GCAGTTGCTGTAGAGTGTGCAGATAAAGGCGTGACATGTAACGCCATCTGTCCTACGGTTGTGGACACACCAT ACAGCTACTGGAAAGAGCTACGAGGAAACAAAG GAGGCGGCTAG
- the LOC136276433 gene encoding D-beta-hydroxybutyrate dehydrogenase-like isoform X1, producing the protein MELQGRTALVTGFAGAIGSVIATSLANAGCDVIGVDKVKHDIVRMSIDEIKAESKRNVKYFQCDLINKEDIHKVFQDLKSGDVDILVNAAGRLSINKIEDLSDDVWDEDIGLNLTAPFVLIKLVIGLMKDKGWGRIINISSIMGIKATGSISSYIASKTGLIGLTRAVAVECADKGVTCNAICPTVVDTPFNTSFLEHLQTATGKSYEETKEAARQSHPTKQFTTPEQIADLVVFLCSPAGQNMTGTAIPIDGGVTIG; encoded by the exons ATGGAACTTCAAGGCAGAACAGCACTTGTGACGGGCTTTGCTGGCGCCATTGGATCGGTGATTGCTACATCTTTAGCAAATGCCGGATGTGACGTCATTGGGGTAGACAAAGTGAAACATGATATTGTACGGATGTCCATCGATGAAATAAAAGCAGA AAGTAAACGGAATGTTAAATACTTCCAATGCGACCTTATAAACAAAGAAGACATCCATAAGGTTTTCCAAGATCTGAAGTCTGGAGATGTTGACATTTTAGTTAATGCAGCTG GTCGATTATCAATCAACAAGATTGAAGATTTGTCTGATGATGTTTGGGATGAAGATATAGGCCTCAATTTGACTGCACCATTCGTATTGATAAAACTGGTTATTGGCTTAATGAAAGATAAAg GTTGGGGaagaattataaacatttcttcTATTATGGGAATAAAGGCAACAGGAAGTATCTCAAGTTATATTGCCTCTAAGACTGGTCTTATTGGACTCACGAGG GCAGTTGCTGTAGAGTGTGCAGATAAAGGCGTGACATGTAACGCCATCTGTCCTACGGTTGTGGACACACCAT TTAATACATCTTTTCTGGAACACCTACAGACAGCTACTGGAAAGAGCTACGAGGAAACAAAG GAGGCGGCTAGACAGTCACACCCAACAAAACAGTTTACTACACCTGAACAG ATAGCTGACTTAGTGGTGTTCCTTTGTTCCCCAGCAGGTCAGAATATGACTGGGACAGCTATTCCCATAGATGGCGGAGTAACCATCGGCTAA